The following are encoded in a window of Streptomyces sp. Go-475 genomic DNA:
- a CDS encoding NADH:flavin oxidoreductase/NADH oxidase has product MTALFEPCTLRDVTIPNRVWMPPMCQYSAAPQGPETGAPNDWHFAHYAARATGGTGLIIVEATAVSPEGRISPYDLGIWNDTQVEAFRRITRFLAAQGTVPAIQLAHAGRKASTDRPWKGGAPVGPDAYGWDSVAPSPIAFDDRHPAPAELTADQIREIVEQFAAAARRALAAGFEIAEIHGAHGYLINEFLSPHSNHRTDAYGGSYENRTRFALEVVDAVRAVWPDDKPLFFRVSATDWLDEGGWTPDDTVRLAADLRAHGVDLLDVSTGGNASGVRIPTGPGYQVPFAARVKSETGLPVAAVGLITEAEQAAKILANGEADAVLLGRELLRNPSWARLAARELGGEVRVPDQYHRSV; this is encoded by the coding sequence GTGACCGCGCTGTTCGAGCCCTGCACCCTGCGCGACGTGACGATCCCGAACCGCGTGTGGATGCCCCCGATGTGCCAGTACTCGGCGGCTCCTCAGGGCCCGGAGACGGGCGCCCCGAACGACTGGCACTTCGCGCACTACGCGGCCCGTGCGACCGGCGGCACGGGCCTGATCATCGTCGAGGCCACCGCGGTCTCCCCGGAGGGCCGCATCTCTCCGTACGACCTCGGCATCTGGAACGACACGCAGGTGGAGGCGTTCCGCCGCATCACGCGCTTTCTCGCCGCACAGGGCACGGTTCCGGCCATCCAGCTCGCCCACGCCGGCCGCAAGGCGTCGACGGACCGCCCCTGGAAGGGCGGCGCGCCGGTCGGCCCGGACGCGTACGGGTGGGACTCCGTCGCGCCGAGCCCGATCGCGTTCGACGACCGGCACCCGGCCCCGGCGGAGCTGACCGCCGATCAGATCAGGGAGATTGTCGAACAGTTCGCGGCCGCGGCCCGCCGCGCGCTCGCCGCCGGCTTCGAGATCGCCGAGATCCACGGCGCCCACGGCTACCTGATCAACGAATTCCTCTCCCCGCACTCCAACCACCGGACCGACGCCTACGGCGGCTCGTACGAGAACCGCACCCGGTTCGCGCTCGAGGTCGTCGACGCCGTACGGGCCGTGTGGCCGGACGACAAGCCGCTGTTCTTCCGCGTCTCGGCGACCGACTGGCTCGACGAGGGCGGCTGGACCCCGGACGACACCGTCCGCCTCGCCGCCGACCTGCGGGCCCACGGCGTCGACCTGCTCGACGTCTCCACCGGCGGCAACGCCTCCGGTGTCCGCATCCCCACCGGCCCCGGCTACCAGGTGCCCTTCGCCGCCCGGGTGAAGAGCGAGACGGGCCTGCCGGTCGCCGCGGTCGGCCTGATCACCGAGGCCGAGCAGGCCGCGAAGATCCTGGCCAACGGCGAGGCGGACGCGGTCCTGCTCGGCCGTGAGCTGCTGCGCAACCCGTCGTGGGCCCGGCTGGCGGCGCGGGAACTCGGCGGTGAGGTGCGGGTGCCGGACCAGTACCACCGTTCGGTCTGA
- a CDS encoding pectate lyase — MTSATRPRARRRALTGALATLGLSVGMIMTTNAPTASAATWPTPNGSQGTSSTIPVSGTKDYGMKRYYGTGSLAGDGQEEGQDPIFRLANGAVLKNVILGAPAADGIHCEGSCTLQNVWWEDVGEDAATFRGGTGATYHVIGGGAKKAADKVFQHNGGGTLNISNFAVQEFKTLYRSCGDCSTQYTRKVNLNTIDVTGTGSTARLVGINVNRNDVATLRGITIRNDASRKVVPCQKYNNNTAVGTGPDSTNCKYSTSDITYR; from the coding sequence ATGACTTCTGCGACACGTCCGCGCGCCCGCAGGCGCGCGCTGACCGGCGCGCTGGCCACCCTTGGCCTGTCGGTTGGCATGATCATGACCACCAATGCGCCCACGGCGAGCGCCGCCACCTGGCCGACGCCCAACGGCAGCCAGGGGACCTCCTCCACCATCCCGGTGTCCGGCACCAAGGACTACGGCATGAAGCGGTACTACGGCACCGGCAGCCTGGCCGGTGACGGCCAGGAGGAGGGCCAGGACCCGATCTTCCGGCTCGCGAACGGCGCGGTGCTGAAGAACGTGATCCTCGGCGCCCCCGCGGCCGACGGCATCCACTGCGAGGGCAGCTGCACGCTGCAGAACGTCTGGTGGGAGGACGTCGGCGAGGACGCCGCCACCTTCCGCGGCGGCACCGGCGCCACGTACCACGTGATCGGCGGCGGAGCCAAGAAGGCGGCGGACAAGGTCTTCCAGCACAACGGCGGCGGCACGCTCAACATCTCCAACTTCGCGGTGCAGGAGTTCAAGACGCTCTACCGCTCCTGCGGCGACTGCTCCACGCAGTACACCCGCAAGGTCAACCTCAACACCATCGACGTGACCGGGACGGGCAGCACCGCGCGGCTCGTCGGCATCAACGTCAACCGCAACGACGTGGCGACGCTGCGCGGCATCACGATCCGCAACGACGCCTCCCGCAAGGTCGTCCCCTGCCAGAAGTACAACAACAACACGGCGGTGGGCACGGGCCCCGACAGCACGAACTGCAAGTACAGCACCTCGGACATCACCTACCGGTAG
- a CDS encoding PHB depolymerase family esterase: MLLALLAALLPLLAATALTAPAASARERAVPAATLTEVTGFGTNPSNLRMYLYVPESVTPNPAVVVAVHWCTGSGPDMYNGTEYDSLADRYGFIVLYPSVTRSSKCFDVSSPQALRRDGGSDPVGIKSMIDWVTRTYDADKGRVFATGISSGAMMTNVLLGDYPDVFAAGAAFSGVPFGCFATTDGSEWNSACSGGTVTRTPAQWGDLVRGAYPGYTGPRPRMQIWHGTEDDALRYPNFGEQIKQWTNVQGVSQTPAASDTPQPGWNRTRYGGTGDRAPVEAISLQGVGHNLYAQGMASRVLTFFGLDRSGPAPQPQPGACRVKATVNAWNTGLTASVTITNTGTTAVNGWKLGFTLPAGQTVTGGWGATYAPSTGAVTATNVSYNGSIAPGASVSIGYQANHGGNSAAPAAFTLNGTACAAG; the protein is encoded by the coding sequence ATGCTCCTCGCGCTCCTCGCCGCGCTGCTGCCCCTGCTCGCGGCCACGGCGCTCACCGCGCCCGCCGCCTCCGCCCGGGAGAGGGCCGTGCCCGCCGCGACCCTCACCGAGGTCACGGGCTTCGGCACCAACCCCAGCAACCTGCGGATGTACCTGTACGTCCCGGAGAGCGTCACCCCGAACCCGGCGGTCGTGGTCGCCGTGCACTGGTGCACCGGCTCGGGCCCCGACATGTACAACGGCACCGAATACGACTCGCTGGCCGACCGGTACGGGTTCATCGTGCTCTACCCGTCCGTCACGCGCAGCAGCAAGTGCTTCGACGTCTCCTCGCCCCAGGCCCTGCGCCGCGACGGCGGCAGCGACCCCGTCGGCATCAAGTCGATGATCGACTGGGTCACCCGCACCTACGACGCCGACAAGGGCCGGGTGTTCGCGACGGGCATCTCCTCCGGCGCGATGATGACGAACGTCCTCCTCGGCGACTACCCGGACGTGTTCGCCGCGGGCGCCGCCTTCTCCGGCGTCCCGTTCGGCTGCTTCGCCACCACCGACGGCTCCGAGTGGAACAGCGCCTGCTCGGGCGGCACGGTGACGCGCACCCCCGCGCAGTGGGGCGACCTGGTCCGGGGCGCGTACCCCGGCTACACCGGCCCCCGCCCGCGGATGCAGATCTGGCACGGCACCGAGGACGACGCCCTGCGCTACCCGAACTTCGGGGAGCAGATCAAGCAGTGGACGAACGTGCAGGGCGTGAGCCAGACCCCGGCCGCCTCCGACACCCCCCAGCCCGGCTGGAACCGCACCCGCTACGGCGGCACGGGCGACCGGGCCCCCGTCGAGGCGATCAGCCTCCAGGGCGTCGGCCACAACCTGTACGCCCAGGGCATGGCCTCCCGCGTGCTCACCTTCTTCGGCCTGGACCGCTCGGGCCCGGCACCCCAGCCGCAGCCCGGCGCCTGCCGGGTGAAGGCCACGGTGAACGCCTGGAACACCGGTCTGACCGCCTCCGTGACCATCACCAACACCGGCACGACGGCGGTCAACGGCTGGAAACTCGGCTTCACCCTGCCCGCCGGCCAGACCGTCACGGGCGGCTGGGGCGCCACCTACGCGCCGTCGACCGGGGCGGTCACCGCGACCAACGTGTCCTACAACGGCAGCATCGCGCCGGGTGCGAGCGTCAGCATCGGCTACCAGGCGAACCACGGCGGCAACAGTGCCGCTCCGGCCGCGTTCACGCTCAACGGCACGGCGTGCGCGGCCGGTTGA
- a CDS encoding HAD family hydrolase, which yields MTAVLFDFSGTLFRVESTDSWLRGVLAGAGIRLDEPELTAAARALEAAGALPGGSAPERIPDELADAWPIRDRSAALHRAAYTGLSRQVPLPDPALHDALYDRHMTPEAWAPYPDAVEVLRTLRERGIPVGVVSNIGWDLRPVFRAHGLDPYIDVYVLSYEHGIQKPDPRLFATACEALGADPRRTLMVGDDRRADGGAGALGCGVHFVDHLPVADRPDGLRPVLDLVG from the coding sequence ATGACCGCCGTGCTGTTCGACTTCTCCGGAACCCTCTTCCGTGTCGAGTCCACCGACTCCTGGCTGCGCGGCGTTCTCGCCGGGGCCGGAATCCGGCTCGACGAGCCGGAGTTGACCGCCGCGGCCCGGGCACTGGAGGCGGCCGGGGCACTGCCGGGCGGCAGCGCCCCCGAGCGGATTCCGGACGAACTGGCCGACGCCTGGCCGATCCGGGACCGGAGCGCCGCCCTGCACCGGGCCGCCTACACGGGCCTGTCCCGCCAGGTCCCGCTGCCCGACCCGGCGTTGCACGACGCGCTGTACGACCGCCATATGACGCCGGAGGCCTGGGCCCCGTACCCGGACGCCGTCGAGGTGCTCCGCACGCTGCGGGAACGGGGCATCCCCGTGGGCGTGGTCAGCAACATCGGCTGGGATCTGCGGCCGGTCTTCCGGGCGCACGGCCTGGACCCGTACATCGACGTGTACGTCCTGTCGTACGAGCACGGCATCCAGAAGCCGGACCCGCGGCTGTTCGCCACCGCCTGCGAGGCGCTCGGCGCCGATCCGCGCCGGACGCTCATGGTCGGCGACGACCGCAGGGCCGACGGCGGCGCCGGCGCCCTCGGGTGCGGGGTGCACTTCGTGGACCATCTGCCGGTGGCCGACCGGCCGGACGGGCTGCGGCCGGTCTTGGACCTGGTGGGCTGA
- a CDS encoding DUF6214 family protein, with translation MTVRPAWEVRENDDATRWFDVRLAFTDGARVDALAVVTGGCVCVEEVRAQPALSLDDLAVLADWLEDSLAEACATAAGPLPEGREGQVPEGRGGQGRRARPVWPTGVEGRWLVAQEYRAAQREGADPVLAVMCATGHSRRTSLRLIGQARDAGLLTPRRARR, from the coding sequence GTGACCGTGCGGCCCGCGTGGGAGGTGCGGGAGAACGACGACGCCACGCGGTGGTTCGACGTCCGGCTGGCCTTCACGGACGGCGCCCGCGTCGACGCCCTGGCCGTCGTGACCGGGGGATGCGTCTGCGTCGAGGAGGTCCGGGCCCAGCCCGCGCTGTCCCTCGACGACCTGGCCGTGCTCGCCGACTGGCTCGAGGACTCCCTGGCCGAGGCGTGCGCCACCGCTGCCGGGCCGCTCCCGGAGGGCCGCGAGGGGCAGGTGCCGGAGGGCCGCGGGGGCCAGGGGCGCCGCGCCCGGCCGGTCTGGCCGACGGGCGTGGAGGGGCGGTGGCTGGTGGCGCAGGAGTACCGCGCGGCGCAGCGGGAGGGCGCCGACCCGGTCCTCGCCGTGATGTGCGCGACCGGGCACAGCCGCCGCACGTCGCTCAGGCTGATCGGCCAGGCCCGGGACGCGGGCCTGCTGACACCGCGCCGCGCCCGGCGGTGA
- a CDS encoding PaaX family transcriptional regulator C-terminal domain-containing protein, whose amino-acid sequence MPMNDPAPPGEIELRPLSARSVVLSLLLGAHPPELPVKDLVGRVEAFGVGGSTVRAALSRMVAAGDLRRTGTGYRLSDRLLERQRRQDESVHPDTRAWDGDWEMVVITATGRGPAERADLRARLSALRLAELREGVWLRPANLRRALPDDLDRVAECCTARPARPARELAASLWPLDAWSAGAWALLAHVARADRPADRLTAFAAVVRHLLADPVLPPELLPADWPGAELRAAYTRYQREMADGPRAHRT is encoded by the coding sequence ATGCCGATGAACGACCCGGCGCCGCCCGGCGAGATCGAACTGCGTCCGCTGTCCGCGCGGTCGGTCGTCCTGAGCCTGCTGCTGGGCGCGCACCCCCCTGAGCTGCCGGTGAAGGACCTGGTGGGCCGGGTGGAGGCCTTCGGCGTCGGCGGGTCCACGGTGCGGGCGGCGCTCAGCCGGATGGTGGCCGCGGGCGATCTGCGGCGCACCGGCACCGGCTACCGGCTCAGCGACCGGCTGCTGGAGCGCCAGCGCCGCCAGGACGAGTCCGTGCACCCGGACACGCGCGCGTGGGACGGCGACTGGGAGATGGTCGTGATCACCGCGACCGGCCGCGGCCCCGCAGAACGCGCCGACCTGCGCGCCCGGCTCAGCGCCCTCCGCCTCGCCGAACTCCGCGAGGGCGTCTGGCTCCGCCCCGCCAATCTGCGCCGGGCCCTGCCTGACGACCTCGACCGGGTGGCCGAGTGCTGCACGGCCCGCCCCGCCCGGCCGGCGCGCGAGCTGGCGGCGAGTCTGTGGCCGCTGGACGCCTGGTCCGCCGGCGCGTGGGCGCTGCTCGCCCACGTCGCCCGCGCGGACCGCCCCGCCGACCGCCTCACCGCGTTCGCGGCCGTCGTACGCCACCTGCTCGCCGACCCCGTCCTGCCGCCGGAACTGCTGCCCGCCGACTGGCCGGGAGCCGAGCTGCGCGCCGCGTACACCCGCTACCAGCGGGAGATGGCCGACGGGCCGCGGGCGCACCGGACGTGA
- a CDS encoding TetR/AcrR family transcriptional regulator, with the protein MSPRSASVNEELRRRSKERLLQAAVELVGERGFEATTLGDIADRAGSARGLVSYYFPGKRQLVQSAVHRLMHRTLEEALEREPRTEDGRERMARAIDAILGLARDRPVLMRQHMAGLLQAEGFLPCPEQRRLAELLRDTVARHGSRDVDADYPMLRALLMGAVYAALVPGVPMPVPVLRAELFKRYRLDWELGVPPEAETPGGKGDADLSRFFATGGPAGTAPGREPEVRP; encoded by the coding sequence ATGTCCCCGCGCAGCGCCTCGGTCAATGAAGAGTTGCGGAGACGTTCGAAGGAGCGGCTTCTGCAGGCGGCGGTCGAGCTGGTCGGCGAGCGCGGGTTCGAGGCGACGACGCTCGGCGACATCGCCGACCGGGCGGGCTCGGCGCGGGGCCTGGTCTCGTACTACTTCCCGGGCAAGCGCCAGCTCGTGCAGTCCGCCGTGCACCGGCTGATGCACCGCACGCTGGAGGAGGCGCTGGAGCGGGAGCCGCGCACCGAGGACGGCCGGGAGCGGATGGCGCGGGCCATCGACGCGATCCTGGGCCTGGCCCGGGACCGGCCCGTGCTGATGCGCCAGCACATGGCCGGGCTGCTGCAGGCGGAGGGCTTCCTGCCCTGCCCGGAGCAGCGGCGCCTGGCCGAGCTGCTGCGGGACACCGTCGCCCGGCACGGCTCGCGGGACGTCGACGCCGACTACCCGATGCTGCGCGCCCTGCTGATGGGCGCCGTGTACGCGGCCCTGGTGCCGGGGGTGCCGATGCCGGTTCCGGTGCTGCGGGCCGAGTTGTTCAAGCGCTACCGGCTCGACTGGGAGCTGGGCGTCCCGCCGGAGGCCGAGACGCCCGGCGGGAAGGGTGACGCGGATCTGTCGCGGTTCTTCGCGACGGGCGGGCCGGCCGGCACCGCGCCGGGGCGTGAGCCCGAGGTCCGGCCGTGA
- a CDS encoding phosphatase PAP2 family protein, translating into MHTSSVDSPPRQEHRTTAGLAGVLALCSALLLVLVAARWSPLINADGEIAATTHRWAVDESGITQACRILTDWVWDPWTMRLLCAGVVVWLVVRLAARWTAVWLAASVALGTLLQQGLKAAVDRPRPVWPDPVDSAHYAAFPSGHAMTATVVCGLLLWLLHRHGVGPSVWRAAVAVAVVSVVGVGLTRVWLGVHWPSDVVGGWLLGATVVAVAVWVHRLRQP; encoded by the coding sequence ATGCACACCTCGTCCGTCGACTCCCCGCCCCGCCAGGAACACCGCACCACCGCCGGTCTCGCCGGTGTCCTGGCCCTGTGCTCGGCTCTGCTGCTGGTCCTCGTCGCGGCGAGATGGAGCCCGTTGATCAACGCGGACGGGGAGATCGCCGCCACCACCCACCGCTGGGCCGTGGACGAGAGCGGCATCACCCAGGCGTGCCGCATCCTGACGGACTGGGTGTGGGATCCGTGGACGATGCGCCTGCTGTGCGCGGGGGTCGTCGTGTGGCTGGTGGTGCGGCTCGCGGCGCGCTGGACGGCGGTGTGGCTGGCGGCGTCCGTGGCTCTGGGCACGCTGCTGCAGCAGGGCCTCAAGGCCGCGGTGGACCGCCCCCGCCCGGTGTGGCCCGACCCCGTCGACTCGGCCCACTACGCGGCGTTCCCGTCGGGCCACGCCATGACCGCCACGGTCGTCTGCGGCCTCCTGCTGTGGCTCCTGCACCGGCACGGCGTCGGCCCCTCCGTGTGGCGCGCGGCCGTGGCCGTGGCGGTGGTCTCCGTGGTCGGCGTCGGGCTGACCCGCGTCTGGCTGGGCGTCCACTGGCCGTCGGACGTGGTGGGCGGCTGGCTGCTGGGCGCGACGGTGGTGGCCGTGGCGGTGTGGGTGCACCGGCTCCGACAGCCGTGA
- a CDS encoding non-reducing end alpha-L-arabinofuranosidase family hydrolase produces the protein MGALPCGPCPCHHAERALPLHERAGHENSAYAYVRRRAGVHAGGRRCPAPVTGTGRRGHTAARPRGPPARVVHLVVERPADRSPAGRRPSDPLGQGPDGVPVPEPLARLLTTADTAGRWSLGHTSFARWPDAAPAPQTFLDTAPDIGPPSCSTSQDPSDPRGWSAPRNLFDGEPPIVTEDKGDGAWLDFWTICDRTDRYLFFSDGNGHQYTSRTTLAEFPNGFRDTAVVLSEPDRGHGEMTRTGAGQTLTIDPRRLRFPCQGMDPAAGGAYGRLPWRPALLTRTNPTC, from the coding sequence GTGGGAGCGCTTCCATGTGGGCCATGTCCATGTCACCATGCCGAGCGGGCGCTTCCCCTTCATGAGAGGGCGGGTCATGAGAACTCCGCGTATGCGTACGTTCGCCGACGGGCTGGTGTTCACGCTGGTGGCCGTCGCTGCCCCGCCCCTGTCACCGGGACCGGCCGCCGCGGGCACACCGCGGCCCGGCCGCGAGGGCCCCCTGCCCGGGTCGTTCACCTGGTCGTCGAGCGGCCCGCTGATCGGTCCCCGGCCGGACGCCGCCCATCCGATCCTCTCGGTCAAGGACCCGACGGCGTTCCGGTACCGGAACCGCTGGCACGTCTACTCACCACCGCCGACACCGCGGGACGCTGGAGCCTCGGACACACCAGCTTCGCCCGGTGGCCCGACGCCGCCCCGGCCCCGCAGACGTTCCTCGACACAGCCCCGGACATCGGCCCGCCGTCCTGCTCCACCAGCCAGGACCCCTCGGACCCGCGCGGTTGGAGCGCGCCGCGGAACCTCTTCGACGGCGAGCCGCCGATCGTCACCGAGGACAAGGGCGACGGCGCCTGGCTGGACTTCTGGACGATCTGCGACCGGACGGACCGCTACCTGTTCTTCTCCGACGGCAACGGCCACCAGTACACCTCACGCACCACGCTCGCCGAGTTCCCGAACGGCTTCCGCGACACCGCCGTCGTGCTGTCCGAACCCGACCGCGGCCACGGCGAGATGACCCGGACCGGCGCCGGCCAGACCCTCACGATCGACCCCCGCCGCCTCCGGTTCCCCTGCCAGGGCATGGACCCCGCCGCGGGCGGCGCGTACGGCCGGCTGCCCTGGCGGCCGGCCCTGCTGACCCGGACGAACCCCACCTGCTGA
- a CDS encoding polysaccharide lyase family 1 protein, whose amino-acid sequence MRTRPPRTHTQRSTLALAAASALATVAVLAVPQPAGAAESSPVGFGAGTTGGGSASAVTVSSLSAFKSAVTGNAAKVVRVNGLISLSGQVDIGSNTTVLGVGSASGFTGGGLRLKKVTNVVIRNLNISKPVAPADGITVEASSKVWIDHNSFSADRDHDKDHYDGLLDINHGADNVTVSWNTFKNHFKGSLVGHSDNNASEDTGRLKVTYHHNHFANVYSRIPSLRFGTGHFYNNYVEGADTACHSRMGAQMLVENNVFRSTKVAVTTNRSSDVDGYANLRGNDLGGAATEISRVGSFTNPPYGYSAEPASSVAASVTSGAGAGKL is encoded by the coding sequence ATGCGTACTCGCCCCCCACGCACACACACCCAGAGATCCACCCTGGCGCTCGCCGCCGCCTCCGCCCTGGCGACCGTGGCGGTCCTGGCCGTTCCCCAGCCGGCCGGGGCCGCCGAGAGCTCGCCGGTCGGGTTCGGCGCCGGGACGACCGGCGGCGGCAGCGCCTCGGCGGTCACCGTCTCCTCGCTGAGCGCCTTCAAGTCCGCGGTGACCGGCAACGCGGCCAAGGTCGTGCGGGTCAACGGCCTGATCTCGCTGAGCGGTCAGGTCGACATCGGCTCCAACACCACGGTGCTGGGCGTCGGTTCGGCCTCCGGCTTCACGGGCGGCGGGCTGCGGCTGAAGAAGGTCACCAACGTCGTCATCCGCAACCTGAACATCAGCAAGCCGGTCGCGCCCGCCGACGGCATCACCGTCGAGGCGTCCAGCAAGGTCTGGATCGACCACAACTCCTTCTCGGCCGACCGCGATCACGACAAGGACCACTACGACGGCCTGCTGGACATCAACCACGGCGCGGACAACGTCACGGTGTCCTGGAACACCTTCAAGAACCACTTCAAGGGCTCGCTCGTCGGCCACAGCGACAACAACGCGAGCGAGGACACGGGCCGTCTGAAGGTGACGTACCACCACAACCACTTCGCCAACGTCTACTCGCGCATCCCCAGCCTGCGCTTCGGCACCGGGCACTTCTACAACAACTACGTCGAGGGCGCCGACACCGCCTGCCACTCGCGCATGGGCGCCCAGATGCTGGTCGAGAACAACGTCTTCCGCTCGACGAAGGTCGCGGTCACCACGAACCGCAGCAGCGACGTCGACGGATACGCCAACCTGCGCGGCAACGATCTCGGCGGAGCCGCGACCGAGATCTCGCGGGTCGGCAGCTTCACCAACCCGCCCTACGGCTACTCGGCCGAACCCGCCTCCTCCGTCGCCGCCTCGGTGACGTCGGGTGCGGGCGCCGGGAAGCTCTGA
- a CDS encoding helix-turn-helix domain-containing protein has protein sequence MTSPAVSSRALPHPEREEIRLEEVLHALSDPMRLRIVRELAAASGELSCSDFVLPVTKSTTTHHFRVLRESGVIRQVYRGTAKMNWLRRDDLDDLFPGLLSALLDSAARQDGRVRSAPRPTATASRGV, from the coding sequence GTGACCTCGCCCGCCGTCAGCAGCCGTGCCCTGCCGCATCCCGAGCGCGAGGAGATCCGGCTGGAGGAGGTGCTGCACGCGCTGTCCGACCCGATGCGGCTGCGGATCGTGCGCGAACTCGCCGCGGCGAGCGGCGAGTTGTCCTGCTCGGACTTCGTACTGCCGGTCACCAAGTCGACCACCACGCACCATTTCCGGGTGCTGCGGGAGAGCGGGGTGATCCGGCAGGTGTACCGGGGGACGGCGAAGATGAACTGGCTGCGCCGGGACGACCTGGACGATCTCTTCCCCGGTCTTCTGAGCGCGCTTCTCGACTCGGCGGCCCGGCAGGACGGCCGGGTCAGGAGCGCGCCGCGTCCAACAGCGACTGCCAGTCGGGGAGTTTGA
- a CDS encoding FAD-dependent oxidoreductase — protein sequence MLRVAVVGSGPSGCYTAQSLVQQDSEVCVDVLDRLPCPYGLVRYGVAPDHEKIKSLQNNLRAVLEHDRIRFLGGVQVGPGGVPVARLRELYHAVVYCVGAATDRHLGVPGEDLPGSWSATQFVAWYSAHPDAVDDGFLRNARSAVVIGVGNVAVDVTRMLARGLAELTPTDMPQAALTALAASRVSEIHMVGRRGPSQARFTTKELRELGTLPETDVAVDPAELALDPGYTDPSALPAPQRRNVEVLRGWAEAPPKGAPRRIRLRFFLRPVELLADQGHVGAVRFERTAPDGHGGVTGTGRYEDLEAQLVLRSVGYRGVPLEGLPFDTATGTVPNLSGRVLREGVVTPGEYVAGWIKRGPTGVIGTNRPCAKETATSLLEDAPALALRTVPDDPLPALRAEGADPVEWAGWQSIERAEAELGASLGRGVVKLPDWQSLLDAARS from the coding sequence GTGCTGCGAGTCGCCGTCGTAGGCTCCGGGCCGAGCGGGTGCTACACCGCCCAGAGCCTCGTCCAGCAGGACTCCGAGGTGTGCGTCGACGTACTGGACCGGCTGCCGTGCCCGTACGGCCTGGTCCGCTACGGCGTGGCACCGGACCACGAGAAGATCAAGTCGCTGCAGAACAACCTGCGGGCGGTCCTGGAGCACGACAGGATCCGGTTCCTCGGGGGCGTCCAGGTGGGCCCCGGCGGGGTGCCGGTCGCGCGGCTGCGGGAGCTGTACCACGCGGTGGTGTACTGCGTGGGCGCCGCCACGGACCGGCATCTCGGCGTTCCCGGGGAGGACCTGCCGGGCAGCTGGTCGGCGACGCAGTTCGTGGCCTGGTACAGCGCCCACCCGGACGCCGTGGACGACGGGTTCCTGCGCAACGCCCGGTCGGCCGTGGTCATCGGCGTGGGGAACGTGGCCGTGGACGTCACCCGGATGCTGGCGCGCGGACTGGCCGAGCTGACCCCGACCGACATGCCGCAGGCGGCCCTGACCGCGCTGGCGGCGAGCCGGGTCTCCGAGATCCACATGGTGGGCCGGCGCGGCCCCTCCCAGGCCCGCTTCACCACCAAGGAACTGCGCGAGCTGGGCACCCTGCCGGAGACCGACGTGGCCGTGGACCCGGCGGAGCTGGCGCTGGATCCCGGGTACACGGACCCGTCCGCGCTGCCCGCCCCGCAGCGGCGCAACGTGGAGGTGCTGCGCGGCTGGGCCGAGGCGCCCCCGAAAGGCGCCCCGCGCCGCATCCGGCTCCGGTTCTTCCTGCGCCCCGTCGAACTGCTCGCCGACCAGGGCCACGTGGGCGCGGTGCGCTTCGAGCGGACGGCACCGGACGGGCACGGCGGCGTGACGGGCACGGGCCGGTACGAGGACCTCGAAGCCCAGCTGGTGCTGCGCTCGGTGGGCTACCGCGGAGTCCCTCTGGAGGGCCTCCCCTTCGACACCGCCACCGGCACGGTCCCGAACCTGTCCGGCCGCGTCCTGCGCGAGGGCGTCGTCACCCCCGGCGAGTACGTGGCGGGCTGGATCAAGCGCGGCCCGACCGGCGTCATCGGCACGAACCGCCCCTGCGCGAAGGAGACGGCGACGTCCCTCCTGGAGGACGCCCCCGCGCTCGCCCTGCGGACGGTCCCCGACGATCCCCTCCCCGCCCTGCGCGCGGAGGGCGCCGACCCGGTCGAGTGGGCGGGCTGGCAGTCGATCGAGCGCGCGGAGGCGGAACTGGGAGCGTCCCTGGGACGCGGTGTGGTCAAACTCCCCGACTGGCAGTCGCTGTTGGACGCGGCGCGCTCCTGA